From the Mangifera indica cultivar Alphonso unplaced genomic scaffold, CATAS_Mindica_2.1 Un_0019, whole genome shotgun sequence genome, the window aagttttataattcaTGTTACTTgattatattgttaatataaGCTCATTTATACAGTAATAACATAGTGATAATTGTTTCTAGCCAAAGGCTTCTAAATGTGCTTAAGAACTTAGTGATTAAATTTCTGTTGCATGTGAAAAGGCTgttaaaaacattaaatataaatatacaatatattgacaaaaacaatgaataacaaataatagggaaatgaaaaaataaggTTTCACCCTGTTAActgaaaaacaattaaaaaataattaattaaaatttaaacctaATATCTCGTTTATTAATCTCAACATGGATAGATTACTAAAACACAATAGAACGAATTGTTAATAATTGGAGAAATGGAAttgatgataatataatataaaaaattataatacacATAACACATTACGTTTCATGattctctttatattttattatattttgatcaCTTTGAAATCATTCTCTTTTATAATAAACAGtaacaaaacatatcattttaataatcaatcttacaatgattaatattagtaaaaataaaatatttagtagaaaaatttatattaacacTCTATAAAATTCGTATCAAAATACTCTcctaaattttgatatattttatttaacacccttatatattgtttaatattaaaatactctatatattttttaaaaattttatttaaacctcTTATATATTGTcaactatcaaaatatttttatatttttttaatattcatccTAAGgcacaattatatataaatatataaaatatgaaaactttatattcaatattatcCCATATTATCCAatgttttgtatataaaatgCCCCATATTAAAGTGGGGActtcatattcaatattatccaataaaataacaaataagtaACTTTCATgtcttctttaataattttcataaaattacaaaattgtaacTAAAGAAAATAGTTATAAAATGGGAGGCCAAACATTATAATACATATGATACACTACCAAACATCGTTTAACATTCTGCatagtattataaaatacaattatttgTATCCTGATCAactcttaaataatattttagtgtaagttttgtttatattatttaaaattgacaATATACCAACCCAGAGCTGTGAGCAGCCAGGCTTCCATACTTTCCAATTCCGAACCCAATTGTTTCTGACTTTCTGTTGTGCATTACCAGTCCATCCGCGTCAATCGTCAACCATAAGAATTAAGAAGCACCAaccaattatttcattttcagcgaagaaaaaagagaaaaaaaaaggcaagTGACAGGACATTGCCTTGTGAAGACCTAATATATGTTAGAAGGTAAACATTGTCTAACatcaaatatgttaaaaatgattGGTTCTGACTTCTTGGCAAACGAGCTGTTATTCAGGTGATAATGATCTTTCAATTCTGATTCTCTTGCCAATATATGCTGAAAATCTTTGTATGTATACGTGGGATCTCTCttatccatttaaaaaaaaaaaaagtttaaatatttcatGAATTGGAAATTGagcaattttttaaacaaactttGTTTTTGCAGTTGGAATATTGGAGTATCTGTACATAATTACACAGTAAACcgtttattttgtaataatttaaccgtttaaaatttgtgtttaatgtTAATCTTTATTAACAggttatcatttatatttatataaggtaattttttagtacaaaaaaagaaagattacaaaaaattacctaaagtattattaaatataattagtgtgtatttggttaaattgtcatatataaatatttattatatttgattgataatattaaaaaaattttggatattattcaacttaaatatcttcaatatattaaactaaatcaaagaTGTGAAACTATAGCACATTAAAGGCAAGGGCTTGATGAGAATTGACAAATGGTagtaaatcaaaagttttaGGGTTGAAAATGAGTCCAAcacttcttcttttttcatctCAATTAAtattggttaatttttaaatgagggattaataaaattgatagaatattaaaatatttaggaATAAATTATGGGTTCAAACTTCTATCACGTTTATGAAACtgtctaattaattatttatcaaaaaaaattttaattacaagagtattaaaacttttaagaaaaaGTCGTGGGCTCAAGTTTAAACTATATTTGTGAAACtttctaattaatttctttaaaaaaattgaaattacatGTTACTCTCATCTCACTCAAACCATTTCTAGATCCATTGAAATTGATTGCTTCTTATATTGGTTGAACCATCtgacaaaatcaacaaaatggaTTTTACCATTATGGAATTGACATAATGAATATTACCCTTAAGAAAATCGATGAACTGCTTCAGATTTTGATGTCTTTCACTAAGGATCTTAGCTTTTTTCAGCGAAAGATTATAGTGTTTGATGTAAGTGGGTGTGGCCATTGGTGGAAAacgtaattttaatttagaataagggattattgttttaatgattctctaaaagtaaaataactataaatttaattaaaaatgagataatttttatttcaacaatttaataataatataattataacaaaattaaaatatgttaataatattttaatataaaaatgaagacagtaattaaattattttatatattattttaataataaaaatttaatattttattagttgacTAAATGATGTCAAATAATAGATAACATCTTGCTTTTGACCTTTATTAAGATGACCTTTTACCTACAttcatcaatatatattttttttaatgacaaaacaatattttataaaaatatttaaaaacaggTAATTCTCAGTCAAAATTCATGCATCTCTTCTTGATTAGATAGTTAGTTGCAAGATGTCATCGATTACGTACATCTAATTAGTTCAAAACATGGACTAATTATTCTAATCTACTGTATTATTATCCTAGGATAGCCATATGTAACCTAACTGAACCCAACAGCAGTACAATAAGTTGTCTCTCTCCTAACAGAATCCAGTCTAATAGCAAAAGGTCCCAGGAGGAAAATTCTTAGTGGGAAACCTCGTCGATTTTTCTTCAGTTTAGTTAGCGGAAATGCAACACAAGGcaattaaacaattttgaaaGTAAACCCTCTTTCCTTATTAAAATATAGAACAACTTGGTCAATTATAACCTGCAAGCCACGAAAAGAAGCAATTACTAAATAATATGTTCTTTAATGTCAGAGGTAATTAATGAAAACGGTGCGTTTTATTTCAAATTGCACCATTTCATTAAGGAAATAAGTAACGAAAATTAGAGTCCTCTTACATTTTAGACTCTTCAAAAAAATTGCTATGGTTATGCTGTCCCTTTTCTCTCTCAACTGTATGTAGCAAGGATTTGGCAGTCAACTTGCATCGATTAACTACCAAGACAGCTGCCTATTGTTTCGTTTCTTTTATATGACTTGTTCAGTGATTGTGATTAATCTCGACAGCAAATCTCAGACTGGTTTATTTGATCTATAAATGTCTTGTAAATTCAGAtttgaaatattgaatatagaaaagaaatttctagtaattttctttgatttccgATTCTTGGTAATTTACTTTCatctttaattgaatttgtatGAATAATAAACTAACTTGCATAGCTAGAAGCAATCAAACCAACTAGGAAATGTTCAACAAAGAGAAatgatttataaaaattaaaattgaatgaatagtTCGTAttgagtaattaattaataatgaatttaaatttgtgtgCAAATATGTCACTCTATCAcgacatataaataaaaattaatactcagtcattaattattcattatagtTTTACCAATTCATATTATTCATCTTATAATAACATACACTTGTTGagatcaaaagaagaaaagaataaaaaaacctATATTGAAAATTACTCTTCAAACGGAGGCAAGACTTTCTTGGTACTGAAACGCAGAAGTACCCACAAAATCTAAATCGGTCACTTGTTCATTTCCATTTTTACTTCTATCACTTGAAGCAAAATCATGGATCTTCTTGAAACTCTTGTCCTTGAAATTGTAACGTATTATCTTTCCAGGTAAATGCACCACCAAATATGAATCCTCATCGTTTTCTTCCCTTACAACACATAATGTCGAGAATAGATAGTAATCCAAGTCCGTCTGCAAGTTCTTGATCATCTCAGGATAAGATGTTACAATTTGACTAAGATCAACCTGATACTTCACAACCCACCTGcagaaattttctcttttctccatTTCGTAGATGTTAAATATAGTGTTGAAAGGGCTGTAAATTTCAATAAGATGCAAATGGCCTCGAGATGCTCCTAAATACCAACTCCACTTCTCACCCAATTCACTAACATTTGGAGGCATTGGTATTTCTCGGACTTCCTCTTTATCCAAGTCAAAATATATAGATGGGCTCCAAGATTTGCACCAGTAGATGGCATTGTTCCAGAAAACACCCTCCATGAAAAATGGCCTATTTGGATAATTGAAAGAGGAATTGCATACTCTCCAGGTCCTGGTTTGGGATGAGAAAACCTCTATCTGAATTGAACTTTCAGAATTAAAACAATCTCTCACGCAAACCACTTTGTAGTAAGGTGATTTTGAAGGATCAAATGCTAAGACAACATCACGATACAGTGCCCCGTTGTCATTAGCAATAGGAGGAAGCATAGTGTATTTGTTTGTGGCTGGGTTGTACACAAAATAGTCGGGGCGGCGAGCATTTTCTTGCAAAGAACTGCACAATAACAGGCCATTGCAGGATTGTTTGACGTGAATCCGAGATGGGATATTTCCGAAAGTGAGAGATTTAAACGGGGCAGGAGAAGGATTGGAGCCAAGATTGATGAAGTTATATTCTTGACTGTTGTTGCGGGGCATAAGGAGGCCACTGATGGGTTTGGGGAGACGGTTGAGACGGAGGGAGAAGTTGGGACTGGTGATGATGGACAGCCAGTTTTTGGAAACGGATTTGAAACTGAGCAAAGATTTGACAGGGAGGCAAACGAGTATTTCAGTTAAGAGATCTTCATTGTTTGCAATGATTTCTGCAGACAGTGAAGACTGGTAATGGGAATACGAAGATAAGGCCGCCATAGCTATAGTTTTCTCTGAGTTCAATAGAGCTTGAATGGATTGATATTTCTGCTTGGTTTGGTTACAAAGACGTGTAAAGATGCTTATATAGCCGAATGAGAAGCTTGGTGGAAGCAAAGCCaggtgataattttttgaaatctcAGTAGTTGACCAAGTCTATTCAAAGCCTCGGCAAGTTGTTTTTAGTGCAATTCTTTGAGGGTAagggactatgtcccacccaaagtatcctctcATGTCAGTTGTtaccctttaactttaaaaatttccaGTTATCTATCCAGAAGTTGTTAAAGGTAACAAAACtctaatcccttaaaattttattttttttcctctcttaaactctaaaaacaaataatttccCCCAtatactaagttttaaaaaataatattttccccttAAGATTTAGTTTTTTATCTCTAACGTCATCTCTGACATTTCTCCTGTAATATctcatttcttttcctttagcGATCATTCTTTCACCATCTTTCCCTTCGACTGATAGTTCTAAACCTACCATCTTCGTCTCTCTAACGAAAATGAGATCTCTCGTCTTTGTCAGATCTTTTCTTTGTCTTTCTGACAAAGCTAAGATTTATTTTTGGCATTAATTAGTGTTGTTCAAACTTTCAAATCAGAAAAGTTTAACCGTCAAAGGAAGAGGAGGTATCGACAGATATTCATCATAGATGATAGCATTGGATTTGAAGttagagatataaaaattaaaccctaaaggagaattgtcatttttttaaacttgagttaggaaaaaacttttagtttttaaagtttaaaagaggaaaaaaagattaaattttagtctatttttaatattataaataaaatgatgattttactcgtaaaactgttaattttaactatttataaataaatatttaaaatttttaaacttaaataatagaAACTGAGATGggaggatactttgggtgggactaTGTGTTTGGCCATTCTTTTACCATCAATCCTGGTCAACCTCCACTAAAAAACGAGATGAATGAAGCAAGGTGAATTTTTTGTGGCTTTCAGAAATATTATATTCGATTTTGATGTAAACAAGTTAACTACATAAAATTTACCAGAGTTAAAAATCTAAATCCGTGTG encodes:
- the LOC123205924 gene encoding F-box protein At5g07610-like codes for the protein MAALSSYSHYQSSLSAEIIANNEDLLTEILVCLPVKSLLSFKSVSKNWLSIITSPNFSLRLNRLPKPISGLLMPRNNSQEYNFINLGSNPSPAPFKSLTFGNIPSRIHVKQSCNGLLLCSSLQENARRPDYFVYNPATNKYTMLPPIANDNGALYRDVVLAFDPSKSPYYKVVCVRDCFNSESSIQIEVFSSQTRTWRVCNSSFNYPNRPFFMEGVFWNNAIYWCKSWSPSIYFDLDKEEVREIPMPPNVSELGEKWSWYLGASRGHLHLIEIYSPFNTIFNIYEMEKRENFCRWVVKYQVDLSQIVTSYPEMIKNLQTDLDYYLFSTLCVVREENDEDSYLVVHLPGKIIRYNFKDKSFKKIHDFASSDRSKNGNEQVTDLDFVGTSAFQYQESLASV